Genomic segment of Drosophila simulans strain w501 chromosome 2R, Prin_Dsim_3.1, whole genome shotgun sequence:
ATTCACACCACTTGACTGGAGCTCCAATCGCCGCCGGTCAGGATGATCATCCGACTGAGGGCAAGATCAATGGTGGTGCTGATGGCGAGGATTTGCCCAAGCCAAAACGTTTGCCACACttccatcaccaccaccatcatcattaCCATCATCAACAGGCGCTGAAAATAGCCAACAAGCTGCGCAAAATCAATAAGGAAGCCAAAATGGGAGTTACCGCAGGTGCGGGATCCACCGGAGCAGCATCCAAGTTTGATAAGTTGACAGGAGAGGGGATTAAAAGTCGCGGCGACGGCTCCTACCAGTGCCAGTTCTGCGAAAAGACATTTCCACGTCTCGGCTACTTGAAGCATCACGTACAGGTGAGTTACCAAATTGAGTGGGTTCAAAGTTCAGAGGAACTCCAGTCTAGGAAGGGTGGGTGGGTTGCTCTCCACCACAAGTGGGTGGCTGTAAAAGTTCGTAATTACCATCCTGACATCTTTTTAAGGCGATTATTCTATTTTCGAGCAGGGTGTTTTCTCTTGACTGACATTTGCCCCCTTTGGTGACAGACTTCTAAATACTTAGGACACCTTTAGGCACTCGGGGCGTCAGGACTTTGATTGACAATCTGCGGTGGTTccattgattttcatttccatccAGTGAATGGAAACCAAACTGGGGTTTCAATTTGTTAATTGAAAGCGAAAGTGGTATAGATCTTAAATGTTAAGGTttgtttaattggaaatttcatATCTAGCATGTACGCAAGgctcttttcttcttttgaaaatatttgtaaactaAAGGTACGTTCTCTGAAACCCCAAATTctaaatgaaacaaattagGATCaagtgaattatttaaaaattgcatACCTGTATCATTTATCTAACACTCCTTCGGCAATCTCTAAAACAACATCTAAGACAACCCGAAGCTTTGAGCCTTTGTGGCCACCGCACTTCACCCACATGCCCCCTGATCCCCTCGAGCGTATATTCTAATTCGGCTTAAATGCTTTTTGAACTGCGAACACCGCCGCCCATGACATCAGCAACTTGTTAACCCAATTGCAACTGCTGTTGAGGACTACCGAGCAGCGATCTTTATCGTCCACCGGGATCTAACATGTTGCGATCCGGCTTTGATCCTAGCGCCTGGATGGGCTGGTACGGTTCGGAATTCGGTCTTTGAGCTTATGGGATGttgatggcgatggtgattGGAGCGACAGTTTAAAAAACCATAACCAACACGAGAAGTTGTACGCTCTCTGTGGATCTGGATGCGACTAACCCGGCTAACTCATCATATATTGTGCAATTTTAAGGCTTTCCAAACTGGGGGGCTGCATACAAATGggctaattttttttttgccgctctCAAAGTTCAAAGCCGGCTGCCGCTAAAAGAACCCAAAAAGCAAACCGGTTGCGGGTGTAGTTTAAGACCCAACCCCAGCCCCAGCACCTGCCCCTTTTCCAGCCCAACCtgcgaaagaaaaaaaaaaaaaacagtaagCGGCGTCGCGCATTTAGATGAATTTTGTCCACAAGCCACGAGTCGCAAGTGAAACACCTACTCGTCTGGGCCTGAGTCCGAGTCGAGTCAGTCGGTatgcagattcagattcagattgaCGCATCTATAAATTCAAGCCAGGAGTCGTCCAAGTCGTCGTCGTAGTCGTCATCGTTGTCATCGCAACTTTTAACTGGGGTAGACGGACAGTTGACGCTGCCTTGTTGTCTGGGGCTCTTCTAAGAATTTCAAATAGCCCAGTGGGGGCCTACGGCTAATTGCTCAGATTATCTTCATGCTAATGGGGTTTTCCGAATTTGTGCATATTCATTGCAGAGCCACGCTGAACACCTGCCTTTCAAATGCGAATACTGCTCCAAGCTCTTCAAGCACAAGCGATCCCGAGATCGCCATAAGAAACTGCATACCAACGAGCGGAACTACAAGTGTCCGCACTGCGAGGCAGCTTTTTCCAGAAGGTAAGTGGGGGAGTCTTGTGTAATATGTGGCCTATTAACTAAGTCAATAAATTTCCTCTATTTCATTATTCTTCAGTGACCACTTGAAGATCCACATGAAGACCCATGACATACAGAAGCCCTTCCAGTGCAGCATGTGCAACAGGGGCTATAATACAGCTGCTGCTCTAACCTCGCACATGCAAAAGCACAAGAAGAATGCAGCCATCCTGGCAGCCGGTGGCAATCCGAATGCCCTCAACTATAGTCCTCGGTCCACGGGTTCGGCCTCGGCATCGGTGTCCAGCAATGGTAGTCTGCAGAAGAGGAGATATGCCTTGGCTTTGGCATCAGACAGTAGCCCCAGTAGACTGGATTTCCCCAAGAGATCGAGGAGTAATCATGTGGGAGGCACTACCACCACAGCCACACCCACTCCTTTGCTTAGATGCAGCTACTGTCCCAAGGTAACGGAGTTTAGTAGCCTGGAACAACTCAATGCCCATCTGCAGAGTGTCCACGAACAACCGCAACCACAGGCGGTGAAGACTCCAGTTCAGGAGGGCGAAGGCTTCCAGCTGAGCTGTGAGTACTGCACCATGAAGTTTGGCAATATCGCCGGACTTTTTCAGCACATGAGAAGCACTCACATGGACCGATTGAGTAGTCCGAACTCCTACTACGAGCACTTCAATCGCCTGGCCACCGCTGGCACTTTCAGTCCCCGACTGGCTTTGGACTTGCCCAAAATCAAACCGGATTTGGGCAGTCCGGAGCGGGAATCGCGACCTGCTGAGGACGATCTGCCCACAGATTTGAGCAGCAACAAGCGGCGACCAATGACACCCAATCCCCAAGCCCAGACTCCACTAGCTCCGCCCTCTGCACCACCGGGCGTATTTTTCTGCAATCAGTGCAACGCTGGACTGCCGGATTTCGAGAGCTTTAGGAACCATCTAAAGAGTCACATTGCCGAGGGCATGCAGCTGGTTTGTCCGCATTGCGGAATGAGTTTGCCGGAGCAATCGGAGTTTGAACGCCATGTGGTGGGTCACTTCCTCATCACGGGCTCGGAGTTCAACTGCAGCTCGAGCTGCGGAAAGAGTTTTGCCAAATCGGAGGATCTGCAGCAACATTTACTGTCCGAGCACGTCCTAACCCTGCTGAAGTGTTCTTTGTGCTCGGAGCTTTGCGAAAGCCGAATGGCCATGCAGCTTCATCTGGCCTGTGCGCACAGTCAGGAAACCAAGCTTCTCCGCTGCAGCGCCTGTCTGGAGCTCTTCCGCTCCGATGCTGAGTTCCATGTGCATGTGAAGACGCGCCATCAGTTGGGCGGCCATCCCACTTTGGGCGCCACTTCTAGTGCTCCCACTAATCCGCTACAATGCATGTTCTGCCGAGCAGTTTGCTCTTCCGAGCTGGAAATGCACTTCCATTTGGCCGCACATGCACGCCAGTTTAGATGTCCTTCCTGCCCGGAGACCTTCCATGTGGAGTTTCTGCTGGATCGGCATATGCAGAGTCAGCATGGTGGCGTCAAGGACAAGGAGGCCAACTCGCCCAACATGGGCAGTCTCTATGTGAATGCCTTGCTACCTCCTttggcggcagcggcggctgcggcggcggccacaaacaacaacagcagcatcatcgACTACAATGTGGCATTTAAGGGTTTATTTGGAGGAGCTTCTGGTGGAGCCGGTTCCGGAGGAGGTGGAGCTCAATCTGGTGGAGCACCGCCATCGGGTAACAAATTCTACAGCCCTCTTCAGGTAGACACCAATGCACTGAAGGCGCAAACATCTCCGCATCCGGCTTTAATGTACGGCCTGAGCCAGCGATATCTGATGGAGATGTATGCCGCCAAGTCCACATCGCCCTCGGGAAATGAGGGAGTTGGAAACTCGCAGCCACCGGCTCCTCAAGCCacggcaccaccaccaccaaatGCCAGCACTGCCACTTTCAGTTGCGGAATGTGCGAACGACAGGACTTGCGCAGCGAGGCGGAACTACACTCCCATCGTAAATTGGCCCACAATCTGAAGACGGGCGTCAGCTTGAGATGTGCCTACTGTGCGGGCAACTTTAAGTCTCGGGCAGAACTGGAGCAGCACATGAAGAGCTGTCACAATTCGACGGGTAAGCACAAGTGCTTGATATGCGACGAGGTGTTTCCCTCACCGGCCATTCTGGCCGAGCACAAGCTCCAACACTCGAAGGTGGGTCAGTCCGGAAAGTGTTCCCACTGTGGACAACCATTGGAGGATGTGGCCGCCTTCAGGGCTCATCTCTCCGAACATGGAAGCGATGGTGCCTCCTTGCCACTAGCCTGCATTTGCTGCCGCCAGACGTTGCATTCGGAATTTGAGCTGAGTCTGCATGCCAAATTCCACACAAAGTCCTCCTCGAGTGGTGGAAGTCTGCAGGAGCCAGTGTGTGCTCTGTGCTTGGAACCCCTACCAGATGCCACCGAGGGTCCAGCCAAACTCTGTGACAAGTGCTGCCGTAAGCATAACCTAAATGGAAAGCGTGGCAAGCACTCTGAGCCTGCGACATCTCTGCCAGCTCCGCCGTCGGCGTTTGTGGAAAACCGCTGCAACCTGTGCAAGATGATCCTGCCACATGCCCAGAAGCTTCAGGAACATCTGGTGGAGCACACCTTTGCCGGCACCGAACAGCGTGGCTTCAATTGCTACATCTGCTCGGCAGTTTTCACCGCGCCTGGAGGACTACTCAACCACATGGGCGAACACGGAGCCCATTCTCGACCCTACGATTGTAATCTCTGCCCGGAGAAATTCTTTTTCCGAGCTGAGTTGGAGCACCACCAAAGGGGTCATGAGCTGAGACCACAGGCACGACCTCCAGCAGCAAAAGTGGAGCTACCATCCATCCGGAACAGTTCACCCGGTCAGAGTCCGGTGAGAAGTCCCACCATTGTCAAACAGGAGCTATACGAAACGGATACCGTCGAGTCCGGCGGAGTGGAAGATGAACCGGAGAATCAGCCAGATGAAGAGGAGTACATTGAAGTAGAACAAATGCCGCATGAGACACGTCCAAGTGAGATTGGGTCGCAATTGGAAAGGTCCACCAGCAGCGCctaaaatactaaaaaattgAGATGTAAACAAGCAATTCAACACAGTCTTAAAAAAAGACTTTCGTAGTGGGCTGCCTAGTAAATGTATTGTTAttccaaacattttttttaaacaatgtCCCAGAAATTTCAGAAttttagcatatttatttttatacaaattttgggAATCTACAAAACACAAGTTTCGGCCCCTTAAACTAATAGGTCTTGCCACTTATAACGTTGTAACgtaaagcaattaaaacagTTTAGTATTAAtcatatacatacgtataaaTACATACACGATAAACTCAACTTTGCATACTCCATAAGTTAAGTAACCGACAAAGCATTATCaatattacacatacgcctAGTGTACTCGTAGAAACTCTTGACGAAAAGTAAGCATTTGTGTGTGATAGTTTTTCAAAGATTCGACTCCGCTGTTTATTCTCAATTATGATTTACCTACTTTAGATATGTATGTTATAGGGCATTGCCTTTGATTCAGTATTTATATTGTATTACACGATTCAACAATAACTAACCATGTAACTATAAATGATTATACAATTACATACGTCTTACATAAGcaccaaaacatttttaatgtgtagcatataaaaagtgaaaaacaaaaaaggaagacaactgaaaaatatttagtaaataaaacaaacacaagtTGAAACCAAAACGCAAGATATTTAATGTCTTTACTTAGAAGTTTTGAACTGAAGGAGTTGGGAGGGGGGAGTTGCTGGTAGCGCAGGGAATCTGATAAGAAGCGTGTCTTTTATTCTCCGTTTTTATGGAAGCTGACACAACATGCGCGGCCAGAGGCGAGGCCTCCACCTCGAGGGCTCCTCCAAGTCCAAATTTTATGGCGAATATTTCGTTTCTGGTTTATTTCGGCAAGCGCGACACGTAACGGCCATAAAAAAGGTGCGCAACAGGGTAACCCGTAACCCGTAACCCGTAGCCCGTAGCCCCTTTGAGTTGTGCCACACAAAAAACGACAAATTGGCATCTCGGTTGGGTGATCTCTATCTGCAAGACCGGTGGCAATTACCCGGTGCCGCCAACATATGACGCTTCTGTTTCCCGGAACGCTCCAAACCGGTTGGCGATCGTTGGTCTAATCTTGCAGCACCTCCTGCTTCTGGGAagcaattgcaaataaatcgcATTTAATAAATAGCAGCGGACAAAGAGGCACCGACCTATGCCAGTCCGATCTCTGCACCTGTGTTGTCCCTGCACTGCCTCCCTGTCGGCAATCAtcagaaatcaataaaaatgtttatcatCAGGCTAAAACAATTGGCCCAAGCCAGCTCTTCAAGTGGCTAAAAAAGCACCGGCAGTTGTTAATTAGCGCCATGCCGCAAATGCCAAAACGTCCGAAGGAAAACAGCAACTACACAACACGATCGGCAGAAACTTGGCAATCGGAATTGCCGGCCACAATCGAAAGCCACGAGAGGAGACTTCATTGATCGTTTTGGCCGCACATGCACTCCACTACGAGCCACGTTTACCCATATCCATTCCGGCCAGACCGCCAGGCGCGTCATCCGCTGGACCCAATACCAATCCCCCGACGTACCCCACATCTTGTTTTTTCCGCGAACTCTTCTCTTTTTGTACCGCTTAGCGTCACCAATATGTCCCaagtgatgatgatggcaatgATGATGACCATGCCGATGGCACTGCAAATCAAAACCTCCAACGTATAGAGGTAACAACGCTGATCGCATCGATTCGCATCGCTTTATTTTTGGTATTCCTGGCATTTGACGGGTTTTTACACGCTCATTTTCAACAGGGGAGTCTACAGTGGTCACAGGATGAGGAGCTCCAGAGTCGAACTAGCAGGATTAACAGGACTTAAAATACTGATTCAAGGAAGCTTTCTTAATAAGAGAGATACAAAATCTTAATCATATCTACAAAAGACTGACTGCActtacttaaaataataaactgaaaaataaCTGAAGTATATGCCAATATCTCAAAACCCACTATGCGACGATTGAAAGTCTGCTGGTCGGCTGACAGTTTGgcaaactgactgactgagtggCTGGCCAGGCAACTGGGATGGCCAACAACCAGCACATCATTTTGCCTTTAACTTGAATGTGTGTGTAAGTAAGTAGCCACCAACTCTGTGGCCAACTTCATATCTGGCTGGCATGTGAGAAAAGCATTTTTGGGACCGCATCGCGTTACATTGACAAATGAAGAAGCTCCCATCAGTCAAGTCGCGATGGTGGAAAAGGAGCGAAGCTCCAACTTTGCTTTTCGCACTGATGAAGATGCACGTAAAACACCCAAAACCGTGTGGCAAATGGAGACAAATGATCGACGGGTAAATCAGAAAGGAGCAAAAGCTGCGAAATGAACTCAGTTCAGGTCCTTGACAATGAGGGGTGGTAAGTGTGGTCGGTGAAATATATTCGCATGCcctattaaacaaaaacaaaagtgaaaaattgttttgttttcttcttttttttgcacaacCCCTCCGGCAAATGTTTCCTCTTCCGGCCTGTAAAATCAGGGGGGTGGGGGTTGGTGTTCAAGGAGCTCGAGCACACGGAATGTGTGCCAAACATGCAATATACGCCAGAGAAGAGGGCTACACTTACATTATGTTCATTACCGGCTTATTAGCGTGATTTACCGATTGGGGGAGTGATATGTATCCTGGGGTTGGGATAATGACATTGCGGATAAGGATGTGCTTGAATGATGAGATGTGGGCGGTACAAAGCCTGGGAAAATGACTTTGAAAGCGCCATATCCCATATCCGTTTGTCAATAATACCGTGCGAATTTCTTGATGGATGTGCCGCAGGAAATTCACTTCACTTGCCAGTACTTCCTAAGAATGCCGTGTATCTTACCCCGCAAATtgtaatatgcaaattttgatttggGTTCGGTTATTAACCATTAAGTTCATCGCCTAATGGAGGGTTCTATCTTCATTTGAAACTTGTCAATTGCCTGTCAACTTCCTGTCTGAAATTGTGAGCCGGGGCTAGCCGCTAATTAGCTGACCAGATC
This window contains:
- the LOC6734488 gene encoding zinc finger protein 423 homolog isoform X2; the protein is MMALKMLYRGPSSRLENLIEKIQATKEITNNDMYSTHTSSSYSPSISDGTMTPNSHHLTGAPIAAGQDDHPTEGKINGGADGEDLPKPKRLPHFHHHHHHHYHHQQALKIANKLRKINKEAKMGVTAGAGSTGAASKFDKLTGEGIKSRGDGSYQCQFCEKTFPRLGYLKHHVQSHAEHLPFKCEYCSKLFKHKRSRDRHKKLHTNERNYKCPHCEAAFSRSDHLKIHMKTHDIQKPFQCSMCNRGYNTAAALTSHMQKHKKNAAILAAGGNPNALNYSPRSTGSASASVSSNGSLQKRRYALALASDSSPSRLDFPKRSRSNHVGGTTTTATPTPLLRCSYCPKVTEFSSLEQLNAHLQSVHEQPQPQAVKTPVQEGEGFQLSCEYCTMKFGNIAGLFQHMRSTHMDRLSSPNSYYEHFNRLATAGTFSPRLALDLPKIKPDLGSPERESRPAEDDLPTDLSSNKRRPMTPNPQAQTPLAPPSAPPGVFFCNQCNAGLPDFESFRNHLKSHIAEGMQLVCPHCGMSLPEQSEFERHVVGHFLITGSEFNCSSSCGKSFAKSEDLQQHLLSEHVLTLLKCSLCSELCESRMAMQLHLACAHSQETKLLRCSACLELFRSDAEFHVHVKTRHQLGGHPTLGATSSAPTNPLQCMFCRAVCSSELEMHFHLAAHARQFRCPSCPETFHVEFLLDRHMQSQHGGVKDKEANSPNMGSLYVNALLPPLAAAAAAAAATNNNSSIIDYNVAFKGLFGGASGGAGSGGGGAQSGGAPPSGNKFYSPLQVDTNALKAQTSPHPALMYGLSQRYLMEMYAAKSTSPSGNEGVGNSQPPAPQATAPPPPNASTATFSCGMCERQDLRSEAELHSHRKLAHNLKTGVSLRCAYCAGNFKSRAELEQHMKSCHNSTGKHKCLICDEVFPSPAILAEHKLQHSKVGQSGKCSHCGQPLEDVAAFRAHLSEHGSDGASLPLACICCRQTLHSEFELSLHAKFHTKSSSSGGSLQEPVCALCLEPLPDATEGPAKLCDKCCRKHNLNGKRGKHSEPATSLPAPPSAFVENRCNLCKMILPHAQKLQEHLVEHTFAGTEQRGFNCYICSAVFTAPGGLLNHMGEHGAHSRPYDCNLCPEKFFFRAELEHHQRGHELRPQARPPAAKVELPSIRNSSPGQSPVRSPTIVKQELYETDTVESGGVEDEPENQPDEEEYIEVEQMPHETRPSEIGSQLERSTSSA
- the LOC6734488 gene encoding zinc finger protein 423 homolog isoform X1, which codes for MSRRKQAKPRACLKLGEKEDEENTGLLEPKEELLSGDEDNEDNEGEDEDEEVADEVAPEGGGGERPQLEPNESQQQSWPTADEPAAPAAVPKEEEAEEGSEELQHPRDEVVASDAAANANGHCKSSGHEEDAVDAEEPEDLELDDELLSLSGDEDYDDEELQSLDSFYSDMYSTHTSSSYSPSISDGTMTPNSHHLTGAPIAAGQDDHPTEGKINGGADGEDLPKPKRLPHFHHHHHHHYHHQQALKIANKLRKINKEAKMGVTAGAGSTGAASKFDKLTGEGIKSRGDGSYQCQFCEKTFPRLGYLKHHVQSHAEHLPFKCEYCSKLFKHKRSRDRHKKLHTNERNYKCPHCEAAFSRSDHLKIHMKTHDIQKPFQCSMCNRGYNTAAALTSHMQKHKKNAAILAAGGNPNALNYSPRSTGSASASVSSNGSLQKRRYALALASDSSPSRLDFPKRSRSNHVGGTTTTATPTPLLRCSYCPKVTEFSSLEQLNAHLQSVHEQPQPQAVKTPVQEGEGFQLSCEYCTMKFGNIAGLFQHMRSTHMDRLSSPNSYYEHFNRLATAGTFSPRLALDLPKIKPDLGSPERESRPAEDDLPTDLSSNKRRPMTPNPQAQTPLAPPSAPPGVFFCNQCNAGLPDFESFRNHLKSHIAEGMQLVCPHCGMSLPEQSEFERHVVGHFLITGSEFNCSSSCGKSFAKSEDLQQHLLSEHVLTLLKCSLCSELCESRMAMQLHLACAHSQETKLLRCSACLELFRSDAEFHVHVKTRHQLGGHPTLGATSSAPTNPLQCMFCRAVCSSELEMHFHLAAHARQFRCPSCPETFHVEFLLDRHMQSQHGGVKDKEANSPNMGSLYVNALLPPLAAAAAAAAATNNNSSIIDYNVAFKGLFGGASGGAGSGGGGAQSGGAPPSGNKFYSPLQVDTNALKAQTSPHPALMYGLSQRYLMEMYAAKSTSPSGNEGVGNSQPPAPQATAPPPPNASTATFSCGMCERQDLRSEAELHSHRKLAHNLKTGVSLRCAYCAGNFKSRAELEQHMKSCHNSTGKHKCLICDEVFPSPAILAEHKLQHSKVGQSGKCSHCGQPLEDVAAFRAHLSEHGSDGASLPLACICCRQTLHSEFELSLHAKFHTKSSSSGGSLQEPVCALCLEPLPDATEGPAKLCDKCCRKHNLNGKRGKHSEPATSLPAPPSAFVENRCNLCKMILPHAQKLQEHLVEHTFAGTEQRGFNCYICSAVFTAPGGLLNHMGEHGAHSRPYDCNLCPEKFFFRAELEHHQRGHELRPQARPPAAKVELPSIRNSSPGQSPVRSPTIVKQELYETDTVESGGVEDEPENQPDEEEYIEVEQMPHETRPSEIGSQLERSTSSA